A window of Calonectris borealis chromosome 3, bCalBor7.hap1.2, whole genome shotgun sequence contains these coding sequences:
- the DUSP10 gene encoding dual specificity protein phosphatase 10: MPPSPLDDRVVVALSRPVRPQDLNLCLDSSYLESASSASESHSSLLGAAVVSLKTANLTYMPSSNGSARSLSCGCSSASCCTVATYDKDTQAQTQASTSSTNTGASTACPANQMVNSNENAGSLSPLGGVGSPVSGTTKQLASIKIIYPNDLAKKMTKCSKSHQQNQGPVIIDCRPFMEYNKSHIQGAVHINCSDKISRRRLQQGKITVLDLISCREGKDSFKRIFSKEIIVYDENTNEPSRVMPSQPLHIVLESLKREGKEPLVLKGGLSGFKQNHENLCDNSLQLQECPEGGGGGGASAVPPTLPQSIPTTPDIENAELTPILPFLFLGNEHDAQDLEKMQRMNIGYVINVTTHLPLYHYEKGMFNYKRLPATDSNKQNLRQYFEEAFEFIEEAHQCGKGLLIHCQAGVSRSATIVIAYLMKHTRMTMTDAYKFVKGKRPIISPNLNFMGQLLEFEEDLNNGVTPRILTPKLIGVETVV, translated from the exons ATGCCTCCGTCTCCTTTAGACGACAGGGTAGTAGTGGCACTTTCGAGGCCAGTGAGACCTCAGGATCTCAACCTTTGTTTAGACTCCAGCTATCTTGAATCTGCCTCTTCTGCCAGTGAGAGTCACTCCAGTCTGCTCGGCGCAGCTGTCGTGTCCCTAAAGACTGCTAATCTCACGTATATGCCCTCATCTAACGGCTCTGCACGCTCCCTGAGTTGTGGATGCAGCAGTGCCAGTTGCTGCACTGTGGCAACGTACGACAAAGACACTCAGGCCCAAACTCAAGCGAGCACCAGCAGCACCAACACCGGAGCCTCCACCGCCTGCCCTGCCAACCAAATGGTCAACAGCAATGAGAACGCCGGCAGCTTGAGCCCGCTGGGCGGAGTGGGGAGCCCGGTCTCAGGCACCACCAAGCAACTCGCTAGCATCAAAATCATTTACCCCAACGATCTGGCAAAAAAGATGACCAAATGCAGCAAGAGCCACCAACAGAACCAAGGGCCTGTCATCATTGACTGCAGGCCGTTCATGGAGTATAATAAGAGCCACATTCAAGGGGCTGTCCACATTAACTGTTCCGACAAGATCAGCCGGAGAAGGCTCCAGCAGGGCAAGATCACTGTCTTGGACTTGATCTCCTGCCGGGAAGGCAAGGACTCCTTCAAGAGGATCTTTTCCAAAGAAATCATAGTTTATGATGAGAATACCAATGAGCCAAGCAGAGTAATGCCTTCCCAGCCACTCCACATAGTGCTGGAGTCACTCAAGCGAGAAGGCAAGGAACCCCTAGTCCTAAAAG GAGGACTCAGTGGTTTCAAGCAGAACCATGAAAACCTCTGCGATAACTCCCTCCAGCTGCAAGAGTGCccggaggggggaggagggggcggcgcgTCCGCCGTGCCCCCCACGCTACCTCAGTCCATCCCCACCACGCCGGACATCGAGAACGCTGAGCTCACCCCCATCCTGCCCTTCCTCTTCCTCGGAAATGAGCACGATGCTCAGGACTTGGAGAAAATGCAGAGGATGAACATAGGCTACGTAATCAATGTGACCACCCACCTGCCCCTGTACCATTACGAGAAAGGCATGTTCAACTACAAGCGGCTCCCGGCCACTGACAGCAACAAGCAGAATCTCAGGCAGTATTTTGAAGAGGCCTTTGAGTTCATTG AGGAAGCTCATCAGTGTGGAAAAGGTCTCCTCATCCACTGCCAGGCTGGTGTCTCCCGATCTGCCACCATAGTTATTGCGTACTTAATGAAGCACACGCGCATGACCATGACGGATGCCTATAAATTTGTCAAAGGCAAACGACCAATCATTTCCCCTAACCTTAACTTCATGGGGCAGTTACTGGAGTTTGAAGAAGATCTAAATAACGGTGTCACACCGCGAATCCTCACACCAAAGTTGATCGGCGTAGAGACTGTTGTGTGA